One Glutamicibacter mishrai genomic window carries:
- a CDS encoding NAD(P)/FAD-dependent oxidoreductase, translating to MPSVHIIGGGVAGYTLARELVRQNYTGTITISDPQGLPYDRPPLSKSLQVEPFAPVAWYAEHGINLIQEEIEDLAVPDEADDWVVLATGTTPNLLQVPGAEHARTLHTAADATALAQVLDASMFGLQVAVVGAGLIGAEFASTASMLGAQVTLISNTESPLAAVLGQELAEQLHADHAQRGIRTITGTVSSFEADHVVVDGERVEAALIVSAIGVQPETSLASAMGLSVEDGIVVDEEQRSISHPQVLAIGDAARVQGARRAVHWEAAMEDAAQAAATIVNAAPVQRSVPWFWTDRHEMHVETVGDFSKSASTVIRRNRRGKIQTVFGLDATGTLVAASMVDGGLMAKAVKRLIARGITPSIEQLEDPGVGPRDLGRNEQ from the coding sequence CTACACCGGAACCATCACCATCAGCGACCCCCAAGGCCTGCCCTATGACCGGCCGCCACTGAGCAAATCCCTGCAGGTCGAGCCCTTCGCCCCGGTCGCATGGTATGCCGAGCACGGCATCAACCTCATCCAGGAAGAGATCGAGGACCTCGCAGTGCCAGATGAGGCCGATGACTGGGTCGTCCTGGCCACCGGCACTACGCCAAATCTCTTGCAGGTTCCCGGAGCCGAACACGCGCGCACCCTGCACACCGCCGCCGACGCCACCGCCTTGGCTCAAGTGCTGGACGCATCGATGTTCGGACTGCAGGTGGCGGTGGTTGGCGCTGGACTGATCGGCGCGGAATTCGCCTCCACCGCCAGCATGCTCGGCGCGCAGGTCACACTGATCTCCAACACTGAATCGCCGCTGGCTGCGGTGCTCGGCCAAGAGCTCGCCGAACAATTGCATGCGGATCACGCGCAACGCGGCATCCGCACCATCACCGGAACGGTGTCCAGCTTCGAAGCCGATCACGTGGTGGTTGATGGCGAACGAGTTGAAGCGGCACTGATTGTCAGCGCCATTGGCGTACAACCGGAAACCTCCTTGGCCTCGGCCATGGGACTGAGCGTAGAAGACGGCATCGTGGTGGATGAAGAGCAACGCTCGATCAGCCATCCCCAGGTGCTCGCCATCGGCGATGCTGCTCGGGTGCAGGGCGCTCGTCGTGCCGTGCACTGGGAAGCGGCCATGGAAGATGCCGCCCAAGCAGCGGCCACGATTGTCAATGCCGCCCCGGTGCAGCGCTCGGTGCCATGGTTCTGGACTGACCGCCACGAAATGCACGTGGAAACCGTCGGAGACTTCAGCAAGTCCGCCAGCACGGTCATCCGCCGCAATCGACGGGGCAAGATCCAAACCGTGTTCGGCCTCGATGCGACGGGCACACTGGTTGCCGCCAGCATGGTCGACGGCGGGTTGATGGCCAAGGCGGTCAAGCGCCTGATCGCGCGAGGCATCACGCCAAGCATTGAACAACTGGAAGACCCGGGTGTGGGTCCCCGCGACTTAGGGCGGAACGAGCAATGA